In Anaerolineales bacterium, a genomic segment contains:
- a CDS encoding acriflavin resistance protein: protein MTVSDAVKRDAPQARPARTKVSWAWLGVLPFFIFTFLFLIYPSSTIVIRSFQDSVTKAFTFENINKLLHSQYLIQSYWISIKLSLITALGGGFFGFLLAYAAIRGGLPKSMYAALMTFSGVASNFAGVPLAFAFIALLSPTGLLIGWMRALGYNPYFHGFTLYTFTGLAIVYMYFQFPLMVLVIAPAIEGMRREWLEASENLGASSFQYWRYVALPILGPALLGTMILLFGNAFGAYATAQALTGGQINLVTIVIGSELRGDVLGNAGVGYALSLGMVVIMALAIVGYTALQRRTERWLR, encoded by the coding sequence ATGACCGTTTCAGATGCAGTAAAGCGGGACGCGCCACAGGCGCGTCCCGCTCGAACCAAAGTATCCTGGGCGTGGCTGGGAGTCCTGCCTTTCTTCATATTTACCTTCCTTTTCCTTATCTATCCATCTTCGACCATCGTTATCCGAAGTTTTCAAGATTCGGTCACCAAAGCCTTTACCTTTGAAAATATCAATAAATTACTCCATTCTCAGTATTTGATCCAATCGTATTGGATTAGCATCAAGCTGAGTCTGATTACAGCTCTGGGCGGCGGTTTTTTTGGCTTCCTGCTGGCCTATGCAGCCATCCGGGGTGGGCTGCCAAAATCGATGTATGCGGCATTGATGACATTTTCAGGGGTGGCCTCCAACTTTGCCGGTGTGCCCCTGGCATTCGCCTTCATTGCCCTGTTGAGCCCTACCGGGTTATTAATTGGCTGGATGAGGGCACTTGGGTATAACCCTTATTTCCATGGTTTCACCCTGTACACATTCACCGGATTAGCCATTGTCTATATGTATTTCCAATTCCCCCTGATGGTGCTGGTGATTGCCCCTGCCATAGAAGGCATGCGCCGTGAGTGGCTGGAAGCTTCCGAAAACCTGGGAGCCAGTTCATTTCAATACTGGCGTTATGTGGCTTTACCCATTTTAGGGCCAGCTCTTTTAGGAACCATGATCTTGCTGTTTGGAAATGCCTTTGGGGCATATGCCACCGCCCAGGCCCTTACCGGTGGGCAGATCAACCTGGTAACGATTGTGATCGGCTCGGAGCTGCGTGGGGATGTATTGGGCAATGCCGGAGTAGGCTATGCCTTATCCCTGGGAATGGTGGTTATCATGGCTTTAGCAATTGTTGGGTATACCGCCCTGCAGAGGCGGACAGAGAGGTGGCTGCGATGA
- a CDS encoding iron ABC transporter substrate-binding protein, with the protein MLHRKLALSVISILLIITFVLSGCGGAAAPDVAEGYTGTVVKSVPQDLVDACKKEGGMTIIATPPDWANYGEIFADFQTTTGVKINSLDPNAGSADELAAIEANKNNKGPQAPDIVDVGYAYGATGMASGYYMPYRVTTWDKIPDTLLGIPAKDPNGFWTGGYYGVMVFLVNTAVVQNVPQNWADLLKPEYKGQVALSGPATTSNQAIQIIYAAGLANGGTLDNAQPGLDFFNELNKVGNFVPVVAKVGTVAQGATPITPFWDYLAFGYRDSFAGNPPVQVVYPSPTIASMYVQAISAYAPHPNCAKVWMEILHSDEGQLAWMKGYAHGVQQADLEARGVIPADLAAKLPASSSYASAVAPSPAQLEAATTLIKSGWMTTVGVAQSTATPEPTP; encoded by the coding sequence ATGCTACACAGAAAGCTCGCATTATCAGTAATTTCGATTCTTTTAATTATCACCTTTGTGCTGTCCGGATGCGGTGGTGCTGCAGCCCCAGATGTCGCTGAAGGATATACTGGCACTGTGGTAAAAAGTGTTCCACAGGACCTGGTGGATGCCTGCAAAAAAGAAGGCGGGATGACCATCATCGCCACCCCTCCCGACTGGGCGAACTATGGCGAGATTTTTGCTGACTTCCAGACTACTACCGGTGTCAAGATTAACTCCCTCGACCCGAATGCCGGCTCGGCCGATGAATTAGCCGCCATCGAAGCCAACAAGAACAACAAAGGTCCACAGGCTCCGGATATCGTCGATGTCGGTTACGCCTATGGGGCGACCGGTATGGCATCAGGCTATTACATGCCATATAGGGTTACCACCTGGGACAAAATCCCCGACACTTTGCTAGGCATTCCTGCAAAGGACCCCAATGGTTTCTGGACCGGTGGCTACTATGGCGTGATGGTCTTCTTGGTGAACACTGCAGTCGTGCAGAACGTCCCCCAAAATTGGGCAGACCTGCTTAAACCCGAGTATAAAGGACAGGTTGCATTATCCGGCCCTGCCACCACCTCCAACCAAGCGATCCAGATCATTTATGCTGCTGGCTTGGCCAACGGCGGTACGCTGGATAACGCTCAGCCCGGTCTCGATTTCTTCAACGAATTAAACAAGGTTGGTAACTTTGTTCCGGTGGTTGCTAAGGTAGGAACTGTTGCCCAAGGCGCCACTCCCATCACTCCATTCTGGGACTATCTGGCCTTTGGTTACCGCGATTCATTCGCTGGTAATCCTCCAGTGCAGGTTGTTTATCCCTCCCCAACCATTGCCAGTATGTACGTGCAGGCCATCAGCGCCTATGCGCCCCACCCCAACTGTGCTAAAGTCTGGATGGAGATCCTCCACTCTGATGAGGGTCAGCTGGCCTGGATGAAGGGCTATGCTCATGGCGTGCAGCAGGCGGATCTGGAAGCCCGCGGAGTGATCCCAGCTGACTTAGCAGCCAAATTACCCGCTTCAAGTTCTTATGCCTCAGCAGTAGCTCCCAGCCCTGCCCAGCTTGAAGCAGCCACTACGCTGATCAAATCAGGCTGGATGACAACCGTTGGTGTGGCTCAATCCACTGCCACGCCCGAACCAACTCCGTAA
- a CDS encoding spermidine/putrescine ABC transporter permease, producing the protein MKRGKFWAWFIMFLGILYFFLPLVATFIFSLKARLGELSFQAYFNIFKSPQFLYNFGASVVWATFTIIVGILIFVPTAFVIRLRVPKARSPVEFITLLPFVIPPIVYVFGLVRTYSQPPLLIVDNPALLVAAYTILSMPYMYRSVDTGIRAIDVRTLTEAAQSLGASWPTIILRVILPNIRTAILSGAFLSFAIVIGELILAGYLVKPAFAPYMAYVMQQKAFEPAAMAIVSFALTWIAMGIIQLIGRGRGVQVGAGH; encoded by the coding sequence ATGAAGCGGGGCAAATTCTGGGCCTGGTTCATCATGTTCCTGGGTATCCTTTATTTCTTCCTGCCCCTGGTTGCAACCTTTATCTTTTCATTGAAAGCCAGGTTGGGTGAGCTGAGTTTTCAAGCTTATTTCAATATCTTCAAAAGCCCTCAGTTTTTATACAATTTTGGAGCATCAGTAGTTTGGGCAACTTTTACGATCATCGTTGGGATCTTGATATTCGTTCCAACTGCGTTCGTAATCCGCCTCCGGGTGCCAAAAGCGCGTAGTCCGGTTGAGTTTATCACCTTGCTGCCCTTCGTAATTCCTCCAATTGTGTATGTCTTCGGTCTCGTGCGGACTTACAGCCAACCGCCACTCTTGATTGTGGATAATCCCGCGTTGCTTGTTGCAGCATACACGATACTGTCCATGCCCTACATGTATCGCTCTGTGGATACGGGAATACGAGCAATCGATGTACGTACATTGACTGAAGCAGCCCAAAGCCTTGGTGCCAGTTGGCCCACGATAATATTGCGAGTGATTCTGCCGAATATCCGCACCGCCATCTTGAGTGGAGCTTTTCTTAGTTTTGCCATTGTAATCGGTGAGTTAATTCTCGCCGGTTACCTTGTCAAACCTGCCTTTGCCCCGTACATGGCTTATGTGATGCAGCAAAAGGCCTTTGAGCCAGCCGCCATGGCTATCGTCAGCTTTGCCCTCACCTGGATTGCCATGGGCATCATCCAGCTTATTGGCCGTGGTCGAGGTGTTCAGGTTGGTGCTGGACATTAA